Proteins encoded by one window of Vitis riparia cultivar Riparia Gloire de Montpellier isolate 1030 chromosome 11, EGFV_Vit.rip_1.0, whole genome shotgun sequence:
- the LOC117925747 gene encoding probable RNA methyltransferase At5g51130 — MDNNEQAEKVSGANKRKRKRKEIAPFGNYRNYYGYRIGQEFEEDPRLKVLKKEWFEGKDCLDIGCNNGLITIAIAKKFHCQSILGIDIDPDRVEDAHWNLRKILRKESAGKMHSNTSKIEAVERANGLHDCTSASSNEQTKDISRDFSTCKEKDLSDIASFQQENFVQSWRPPQDKSYHTILCLSVTKWIHLNWGDDGLITLFVKIWKLLNPGGILVLEPQPWSSYAKNRLVSERTTANYSEIIFFPNYFQEILLDKVGFRKVENLTSSLSGSKTGFNRPILAFQK; from the exons ATGGACAACAACGAGCAGGCTGAAAAGGTATCTGGGGCTAATAAGAGGAAGAGAAAGCGGAAAGAGATTGCTCCCTTCGGCAATTACAGAAACTACTACGGCTATcgt ATTGGCCAGGAGTTTGAGGAAGACCCTCGGCTAAAGGTTTTAAAGAAGGAATGGTTCGAAGGCAAGGATTGTCTTGACATTGGATGCAATAATGGGTTGATAACCATCGCTATTG CAAAAAAGTTCCATTGCCAGAGCATCCTTGGAATTGACATTGATCCTG ATCGAGTTGAGGATGCACATTGGAATCTCAGAAAAATTTTGAGGAAGGAAAGTGCTGGTAAGATGCATTCGAATACATCCAAAATAGAGGCTGTGGAGAGAGCAAATGGTTTACATGATTGTACATCTGCATCATCAAATGAGCAGACAAAAGATATTTCAAGGGATTTCTCTACTTGTAAGGAAAAAGATCTATCAGATATAGCGTCTTTTCAACAAGAGAATTTTGTGCAGAGTTGGCGTCCACCACAGGACAAGTCTTACCATACAATTCTTTG TTTGAGTGTAACGAAATGGATTCATCTGAACTGGGGGGATGATGGATTGATTACTTTATTTGTTAAGATATGGAAGCTTCTTAATCCG GGTGGCATTCTTGTTTTGGAACCTCAACCATGGAGCTCATATGCAAAAAACCGACTTGTGTCTGAG CGGACAACAGCCAATTATTCTGAGATAATAttctttccaaattattttcagGAAATACTCTTAGATAAG GTTGGATTTAGAAAGGTAGAAAATTTAACTTCCAGCCTGTCAGGCAGCAAAACTGGATTCAACAGACCGATTTTGGCATTTCAGAAATGA
- the LOC117925568 gene encoding probable lactoylglutathione lyase, chloroplastic, whose amino-acid sequence MVRIIPMATSFRPSLSSFGFSTSSRLGFPLSTFNISRTVTSLHVGSAIPQSQIFGLNASKLLRGEGNAMGFNATGNIAHASTSAAQENVLEWVKKDKRRMLHVVYRVGDLDRTIKFYTECLGMKLLRRRDIPEERYTNAFLGYGPEDSHFVIELTYNYGVDKYDIGAGFGHFGIAVEDVAKTVDLIKAKGGKVTREPGPVKGGSTVIAFIEDPDGYKFELLERGPTPEPLCQVMLRVGDLDRSINFYEKAFGMELLRKRDNPEYKYTIAMMGYGPEDKNAVLELTYNYGVSEYDKGNGYAQIAIGTDDVYKTAEAIKLSGGKITREPGPLPGINTKITACLDPDGWKSVFVDNIDFLKELD is encoded by the exons ATGGTGAGGATAATCCCCATGGCGACGTCGTTTCGACCTTCTCTTTCCTCTTTCGGATTTTCTACTTCTTCTCGACTTGGTTTTCCGCTTTCCACATTCAATATTTCTCGAACGGTCACTTCGCTACACGTCGGCAGCG CTATTCCGCAGTCCCAAATTTTTGGTCTAAATGCTTCTAAATTGTTAAGAGGAGAAGGCAATGCCATGGGATTTAATGCAACCGGAAATATTGCTCACGCAAGCACTAGTGCTGCCCAAGAAAATGTTCTAGAGTGGGTGAAGAAGGACAAGCGAAGAATGCTCCATGTTGTGTATCGTGTTGGGGATTTGGATAGGACCATAAA ATTCTACACAGAGTGCCTAGGGATGAAGCTTTTGCGAAGGCGAGACATACCAGAGGAAAGATACACAAATGCCTTTCTTGGATATGGGCCAGAAGATTCGCACTTTGTTATTGAACTCACATACA ATTATGGAGTTGACAAGTATGATATTGGAGCTGGTTTTGGCCATTTTGGTATTGCAGTTGAGGAT GTTGCTAAGACTGTGGATCTCATAAAGGCTAAGGGTGGCAAAGTAACCCGGGAACCTGGTCCTGTTAAAGGTGGCAGTACAGTTATTGCTTTTATTGAAGATCCTGATGGCTATAAGTTTGAACTTTTGGAAAGGGGACCTACACCTGAGCCATTGTGTCAAGTTATGCTTCGAGTTGGTGATCTTGATCGTTCCATAAATTTTTACGAGAAG GCTTTTGGCATGGAGCTTCTCCGTAAAAGAGATAATCCTGAGTACAAG TATACAATAGCAATGATGGGCTATGGTCCTGAAGATAAAAATGCTGTTCTGGAGCTGACTTACAACTATGGAGTCTCTGAATATGACAAAGGAAATGGTTATGCTCAG ATTGCAATTGGCACAGATGATGTCTATAAAACTGCAGAAGCTATTAAACTCTCTGGTGGGAAGATTACCCGAGAACCGGGACCATTGCCTGGCATTAACACCAAGATTACTGCATGCCTGGATCCTGATGGTTGGAAGTCG GTTTTTGTTGATAATATTGATTTCCTCAAGGAATTGGATTGA
- the LOC117925746 gene encoding casein kinase 1-like protein 3 isoform X1: MERIVGGKYKLGRKIGSGSFGEIYLATHVDTFEIVAVKIENSKTKHPQLLYEAKLYNLLQGGSGIPGIRWSGIDGDDNILVLDLLGPSLEDLFVYCGRKFSLKTVLMLADQMITRIEYVHSKGFLHRDIKPDNFLMGLGRKANQVYIIDFGLAKRYRDSTTNRHIPYRENKNLTGTARYASCNTHLGIEQSRRDDLESLGYVLLYFLRGSLPWQGLKAATKKQKYDKICEKKLSTPIEVLCKSHPVEFASYFHYCHSLTFDQRPDYGFLKRLFRDLFTREGYEFDYIFDWTILKYQQTQKSRTQPQLSPAAGGSSSRAMAMDVDRHQGGINASYSAEATERIRSSNAAASSGIRMQFKSTGKNLSSESPAEKNIVSDAHMPSTSFSLAGFSKRNAPKPMLPTETTNTAHHGHTNKIGPSSSWISSLQRISSSK; the protein is encoded by the exons ATGGAACGGATCGTCGGCGGAAAGTACAAGCTAGGGCGCAAGATCGGCAGCGGATCGTTCGGTGAAATTTATCTCG CTACGCACGTCGATACGTTTGAGATCGTAGCTGTGAAGATT GAGAACAGTAAGACAAAGCATCCACAACTGCTTTATGAAGCAAAGTTATACAATCTTCTTCAAGGAGGAA GTGGAATTCCTGGAATAAGATGGTCTGGGATAGATGGCGATGACAATATCCTAGTTCTTGATTTGCTTGGGCCTAGTCTTGAAGATCTGTTTGTGTATTGTGGGAGGAAGTTCTCCTTGAAGACAGTCTTAATGTTGGCTGATCAAATG ATTACAAGAATCGAATATGTGCACTCTAAAGGATTTTTACATAGAGATATCAAGCCCGACAACTTCCTCATGGGTCTGGGTCGTAAAGCAAATCAG GTTTACATTATAGATTTTGGGCTTGCTAAAAGGTATCGGGACTCTACAACAAATCGCCATATTCCTTACAG GGAGAATAAGAACTTAACTGGAACTGCACGTTATGCAAGTTGCAATACACATCTTGGAATCG AGCAAAGCCGGAGGGATGATTTGGAGTCGCTTGGATATGtacttctatattttttaagaggAAG CCTTCCATGGCAGGGTTTAAAGGCTGCCACAAAGAAGCAAAAGTATGACAAAATATGTGAGAAGAAGTTATCAACTCCAATTGAG gTTCTGTGTAAATCTCATCCAGTGGAATTTGCATCATACTTCCATTATTGCCACTCGTTGACATTTGATCAGCGACCTGATTATGGATTCTTAAAGCGTCTTTTCCGTGACTTGTTTACTCGAGAAG GATATGAATTTGATTACATATTTGATTGGACAATCCTGAAGTACCAGCAAACCCAGAAGAGTAGAACTCAACCTCAATTATCT CCAGCAGCTGGAGGGAGCAGCAGCCGAGCAATGGCAATGGATGTGGATAGGCATCAAG GGGGCATTAATGCTTCTTATTCAGCTGAGGCTACAGAGCGCATTAGATCAAGCAATGCTGCTGCTAGTTCTGGCATACGCATGCAATTTAAGTCAACAGGCAAAAATTTGAGTTCTGAGAGTCCGGCTGAGAAGAAT ATTGTGAGCGATGCACACATGCCATCTACTTCATTTTCTCTTGCTggtttttcaaaaagaaatgcTCCAAAACCCATGTTACCAACTGAAACAACAAACACTGCACACCATGGACATACCAACAAAATTGGTCCTTCAAGCAGCTGGATTTCATCTCTACAGCGTATTTCTTCTTCCAAGTGA
- the LOC117925746 gene encoding casein kinase 1-like protein 3 isoform X2, with protein sequence MERIVGGKYKLGRKIGSGSFGEIYLATHVDTFEIVAVKIENSKTKHPQLLYEAKLYNLLQGGSGIPGIRWSGIDGDDNILVLDLLGPSLEDLFVYCGRKFSLKTVLMLADQMITRIEYVHSKGFLHRDIKPDNFLMGLGRKANQVYIIDFGLAKRYRDSTTNRHIPYRENKNLTGTARYASCNTHLGIEQSRRDDLESLGYVLLYFLRGSLPWQGLKAATKKQKYDKICEKKLSTPIEVLCKSHPVEFASYFHYCHSLTFDQRPDYGFLKRLFRDLFTREGYEFDYIFDWTILKYQQTQKSRTQPQLSPAAGGSSSRAMAMDVDRHQGGINASYSAEATERIRSSNAAASSGIRMQFKSTGKNLSSESPAEKNFFPADCERCTHAIYFIFSCWFFKKKCSKTHVTN encoded by the exons ATGGAACGGATCGTCGGCGGAAAGTACAAGCTAGGGCGCAAGATCGGCAGCGGATCGTTCGGTGAAATTTATCTCG CTACGCACGTCGATACGTTTGAGATCGTAGCTGTGAAGATT GAGAACAGTAAGACAAAGCATCCACAACTGCTTTATGAAGCAAAGTTATACAATCTTCTTCAAGGAGGAA GTGGAATTCCTGGAATAAGATGGTCTGGGATAGATGGCGATGACAATATCCTAGTTCTTGATTTGCTTGGGCCTAGTCTTGAAGATCTGTTTGTGTATTGTGGGAGGAAGTTCTCCTTGAAGACAGTCTTAATGTTGGCTGATCAAATG ATTACAAGAATCGAATATGTGCACTCTAAAGGATTTTTACATAGAGATATCAAGCCCGACAACTTCCTCATGGGTCTGGGTCGTAAAGCAAATCAG GTTTACATTATAGATTTTGGGCTTGCTAAAAGGTATCGGGACTCTACAACAAATCGCCATATTCCTTACAG GGAGAATAAGAACTTAACTGGAACTGCACGTTATGCAAGTTGCAATACACATCTTGGAATCG AGCAAAGCCGGAGGGATGATTTGGAGTCGCTTGGATATGtacttctatattttttaagaggAAG CCTTCCATGGCAGGGTTTAAAGGCTGCCACAAAGAAGCAAAAGTATGACAAAATATGTGAGAAGAAGTTATCAACTCCAATTGAG gTTCTGTGTAAATCTCATCCAGTGGAATTTGCATCATACTTCCATTATTGCCACTCGTTGACATTTGATCAGCGACCTGATTATGGATTCTTAAAGCGTCTTTTCCGTGACTTGTTTACTCGAGAAG GATATGAATTTGATTACATATTTGATTGGACAATCCTGAAGTACCAGCAAACCCAGAAGAGTAGAACTCAACCTCAATTATCT CCAGCAGCTGGAGGGAGCAGCAGCCGAGCAATGGCAATGGATGTGGATAGGCATCAAG GGGGCATTAATGCTTCTTATTCAGCTGAGGCTACAGAGCGCATTAGATCAAGCAATGCTGCTGCTAGTTCTGGCATACGCATGCAATTTAAGTCAACAGGCAAAAATTTGAGTTCTGAGAGTCCGGCTGAGAAGAAT TTTTTCCCTGCAGATTGTGAGCGATGCACACATGCCATCTACTTCATTTTCTCTTGCTggtttttcaaaaagaaatgcTCCAAAACCCATGTTACCAACTGA